The following are from one region of the candidate division KSB1 bacterium genome:
- a CDS encoding P1 family peptidase, giving the protein MIVLLMALGGWATVAEAGTGRPRAREAGVEVGILPPGPWNAITDVRGVKVGHCTVWRGDSVRTGVTVILPHAGNIFQEKVPAAVHCGNAFGKLAGSTQVVELGTLETPIALTNTLSVPVAVQALVKYTLQQPGNEMVTSVNAVVGETNDGWLNDIRGMHVQEEHVWQALQAATSGAVEEGSVGAGTGTHCLGFKGGIGTSSRRLPPGLGCYTVGVLVQTNFGGILTINGAPVGRELGKFYLSEQVQKAQEGGSCMMVVATDAPLSPRNLERLARRALFGLARAGSFMANGSGDYVIAFSTAYRIAQQLPPDRLQPANELANEAMTPLFLAVVEATEEAVYNSLFKATTVAGRGGHKLEALPIAETLALLQRYQVLHLQQRLPGLAQGGEK; this is encoded by the coding sequence ATGATCGTGCTGCTCATGGCACTGGGCGGATGGGCGACCGTGGCGGAAGCCGGCACGGGCCGGCCGCGCGCCCGTGAAGCCGGCGTGGAAGTCGGCATTCTGCCCCCCGGTCCGTGGAATGCGATCACCGATGTCCGTGGCGTTAAAGTCGGCCATTGCACCGTGTGGCGCGGGGATTCGGTGCGCACCGGGGTGACCGTGATTCTGCCGCACGCCGGCAACATTTTTCAGGAAAAAGTACCGGCCGCGGTTCACTGCGGCAATGCGTTCGGCAAACTGGCGGGTTCCACGCAGGTGGTGGAGTTGGGCACGCTCGAAACGCCGATCGCGCTGACCAACACGCTGAGCGTACCGGTGGCGGTGCAAGCACTGGTGAAATACACTTTGCAGCAGCCCGGCAATGAAATGGTGACTTCGGTGAATGCGGTGGTGGGAGAAACCAACGACGGCTGGTTGAATGACATCCGCGGGATGCACGTGCAGGAGGAACATGTGTGGCAGGCGCTGCAGGCTGCCACAAGCGGTGCCGTGGAAGAAGGCAGTGTGGGCGCGGGCACCGGCACGCATTGTCTGGGCTTCAAGGGTGGGATCGGCACTTCTTCGCGGCGGCTGCCGCCGGGGTTGGGCTGCTACACCGTCGGCGTGCTGGTGCAAACGAATTTTGGCGGTATTCTCACCATCAATGGGGCGCCGGTGGGACGGGAGTTGGGCAAATTTTATCTGAGCGAGCAGGTGCAAAAAGCGCAGGAGGGCGGCTCGTGCATGATGGTGGTTGCCACGGATGCGCCGCTCTCCCCGCGCAATCTCGAACGTCTCGCCAGGCGGGCGTTGTTCGGCCTGGCCCGCGCCGGCAGCTTCATGGCCAACGGCAGCGGCGATTACGTGATCGCGTTCTCGACCGCGTATCGCATTGCGCAGCAACTGCCGCCGGACCGCCTGCAGCCCGCGAACGAGCTGGCGAATGAGGCCATGACGCCGCTTTTTCTCGCGGTCGTGGAGGCCACGGAAGAGGCCGTCTATAATTCCTTGTTCAAGGCGACAACCGTCGCGGGCAGAGGCGGACACAAGCTGGAGGCACTGCCAATAGCGGAAACACTCGCACTGTTGCAGCGCTATCAAGTTTTGCACCTGCAGCAGCGCCTGCCCGGCCTTGCGCAAGGCGGAGAGAAGTGA
- a CDS encoding UbiD family decarboxylase, giving the protein MSFKTLGDFARHLESLGELHRVKVEVDPELEITEIAVRALREERPALLFENVKGARFPLAINLLASARRIELALGKPPDQLGEELIHFVEAAMPPKPRLVLDHWPVVKRLLAARPGRCRHALSQQVVSEPNLSHLPVQKCWPEDGGRFITLGQVFTHDPRDGRRNVGMYRMQVYDDRTTGMHWQIQKGGGFHYYQAQKLSREFEIAVALGTHPALLLATIAALPEGIDEVMLAGFLRGAPMPMVWGKSIALPVPAEAEFILEGRVPLAETRREGPFGDHFGHYSHAADFPVFHLSKITHRRGAIYPCTVVGKPPMEDKFLGDATQQILGPLARLLHKEIKSIWAYYEAGFHNLLVVSVEQRYQKEAMKSALGLMGTDQLALTKCIVLVSDHVNVRDWQAVLAALRENFDPHYDFVMIPKVPLDTLDFTSFKMNLGSKMILDATMKPERPGKETGPAAGEERARMSNVIARLPQDFPGVLEACLHEEVLLLVKTAGEGRRIIEPLVKLPELRPLKIIAAVSADVDLHSRESYIWGVFTRFDAERDVIFSEQSLHGISPIYRGVMGIDATWKPGYPGPLVMTEEIRERVARRWEEYWR; this is encoded by the coding sequence ATGTCCTTCAAAACTCTCGGCGATTTTGCCCGCCACCTCGAATCTCTCGGCGAATTACATCGCGTCAAAGTCGAAGTCGATCCCGAACTGGAGATCACTGAGATCGCGGTGCGCGCCCTGCGGGAAGAGCGGCCGGCGCTGCTCTTTGAAAACGTCAAAGGTGCGCGCTTCCCGCTTGCCATCAATCTGCTCGCCAGTGCCCGCCGCATCGAGCTGGCACTCGGCAAGCCTCCCGATCAACTCGGTGAAGAGCTGATTCATTTCGTCGAAGCGGCCATGCCTCCCAAGCCCCGGCTGGTCCTGGACCACTGGCCGGTGGTCAAGCGCCTGCTTGCAGCGCGGCCCGGGCGCTGCCGCCACGCGCTCTCCCAACAAGTCGTCAGCGAGCCCAACCTCTCGCACCTGCCGGTGCAAAAATGCTGGCCGGAGGACGGCGGCCGCTTCATCACCCTGGGCCAGGTCTTCACCCACGATCCGCGCGATGGCAGGCGCAATGTCGGCATGTATCGCATGCAGGTTTATGATGATCGCACCACCGGCATGCACTGGCAGATTCAAAAGGGTGGCGGTTTTCATTATTACCAGGCACAAAAGCTCAGCCGGGAATTCGAAATCGCGGTGGCGCTGGGCACCCATCCCGCCCTGCTGCTGGCGACAATTGCCGCCCTGCCCGAGGGCATCGATGAGGTGATGTTGGCGGGCTTTCTGCGGGGCGCGCCCATGCCCATGGTCTGGGGCAAATCCATCGCCCTGCCGGTGCCCGCCGAGGCGGAGTTCATTTTGGAGGGCCGGGTGCCGCTTGCCGAAACCCGGCGCGAGGGCCCGTTCGGCGATCATTTTGGCCATTATTCACACGCGGCTGATTTTCCCGTCTTTCATCTCAGCAAGATCACGCATCGCCGCGGCGCAATTTATCCCTGCACCGTGGTCGGCAAGCCGCCGATGGAAGACAAGTTCCTCGGCGATGCCACGCAGCAGATCCTCGGGCCGCTCGCCCGCCTGCTTCACAAGGAGATCAAAAGCATATGGGCTTATTATGAAGCCGGCTTTCACAACCTGCTCGTGGTGTCTGTGGAGCAGCGCTATCAAAAGGAAGCGATGAAATCCGCGCTGGGGTTGATGGGCACGGATCAGCTTGCGCTCACCAAATGTATCGTGCTGGTGTCCGATCACGTCAACGTGCGCGACTGGCAGGCGGTGCTGGCCGCCCTCCGGGAAAACTTCGATCCGCATTATGATTTCGTGATGATTCCCAAAGTGCCGCTCGACACGCTGGATTTCACCTCCTTCAAAATGAATCTTGGCAGCAAGATGATTTTGGATGCCACGATGAAGCCGGAGCGGCCGGGCAAAGAGACGGGGCCGGCAGCCGGGGAAGAGAGGGCGAGAATGTCAAACGTGATCGCGCGCCTGCCGCAGGATTTCCCCGGCGTGCTGGAGGCCTGCCTTCATGAAGAGGTGCTGCTGCTGGTGAAAACTGCGGGCGAAGGCCGCAGGATCATCGAACCTCTGGTCAAACTCCCGGAACTGCGCCCGCTAAAAATTATTGCTGCAGTGAGTGCGGATGTTGATTTGCATTCCCGGGAAAGCTACATTTGGGGCGTCTTTACGCGCTTCGATGCCGAGCGCGATGTCATCTTCAGCGAGCAGTCGCTGCACGGCATCAGCCCGATTTACCGCGGGGTGATGGGCATCGACGCCACCTGGAAGCCGGGCTATCCCGGGCCGCTGGTGATGACGGAGGAGATCCGGGAGAGGGTGGCGCGGAGATGGGAAGAGTATTGGCGATGA
- a CDS encoding PH domain-containing protein has translation MIYRTRPAWRRQWGLMFLALFFVAGMLAVLYESYVTPDSRNPAASLSLFAVPLLLLCLIMVFRHYAWRFTVEDGTIESRHGYIAREIKSVRVEDVRNINVTQTFIQRLLGIGNIEFSSSGTSGIEVIFENVADPVSVKNKIMKMM, from the coding sequence ATGATTTATCGCACTCGTCCGGCCTGGCGGCGGCAATGGGGTCTGATGTTTCTGGCGCTCTTTTTCGTGGCCGGCATGCTTGCGGTGCTGTACGAGTCATATGTGACGCCTGACAGCCGCAATCCGGCCGCTTCGCTCTCCCTGTTTGCCGTACCGCTGTTGCTGCTCTGTTTGATCATGGTGTTCCGTCACTACGCCTGGCGCTTCACGGTCGAAGACGGCACCATTGAAAGCCGGCATGGCTACATCGCGCGCGAGATCAAGTCGGTGCGCGTGGAGGACGTGCGCAACATCAACGTGACGCAAACTTTCATCCAGCGGCTGCTCGGCATCGGCAACATCGAATTCAGCAGCTCGGGAACCTCCGGCATCGAAGTGATTTTCGAGAATGTCGCCGATCCCGTCAGTGTCAAAAACAAAATCATGAAAATGATGTGA
- a CDS encoding NAD-dependent epimerase/dehydratase family protein has product MRYFLTGATGFIGGRLARALRAAGHEVVALVRNPGRAASLAEAGVTLASGDLTDKAGMRPAMAGADRVFHLAAWYKIGAKDSTMAERINVAGTRHVLELVRELGIPKAVYTSTLAVFSDTHGRMVDEHYRHDGPHLSEYDRTKWLAHHQVAVPMAAAGLPLVIVQPGLVYGPGDTSAVAQTFKQYLQRRLPLLPERTAFCWAHVDDVVRGHLLAMEKGRPGESYILAGPPHTLIEAFAIAERITGIKAPRLRAKPGLLRFLAALSAFFGTFLTIPETYAAETLRVSAGVTYLGDNAKAKRELGYMVRPLEQGLRETLLQMMTDLGLPTTITITPRTS; this is encoded by the coding sequence ATGAGATACTTTCTCACCGGCGCGACCGGTTTCATCGGCGGCCGTCTGGCAAGGGCGCTGCGTGCGGCCGGCCACGAGGTGGTGGCGCTGGTGCGCAATCCCGGGCGGGCGGCTTCTCTCGCAGAGGCGGGCGTCACACTCGCATCTGGTGACCTCACCGACAAGGCGGGCATGCGGCCGGCCATGGCCGGCGCCGACCGTGTCTTTCATCTGGCGGCGTGGTACAAGATCGGCGCCAAAGATAGCACAATGGCGGAAAGAATCAATGTCGCGGGCACACGCCATGTGCTGGAACTGGTGCGCGAGCTGGGCATCCCCAAGGCCGTGTACACCAGCACACTCGCTGTCTTTTCGGACACGCACGGCCGCATGGTGGATGAACATTATCGCCACGACGGACCGCATCTGAGTGAATATGATCGCACCAAATGGCTCGCCCACCATCAAGTCGCAGTGCCCATGGCCGCCGCCGGGCTGCCCCTGGTGATCGTGCAGCCCGGCTTGGTTTACGGCCCCGGTGATACCAGCGCCGTGGCGCAGACCTTCAAACAGTACTTGCAGCGCCGACTGCCACTGCTGCCCGAGCGCACCGCTTTCTGTTGGGCGCATGTCGATGACGTGGTGCGCGGCCATCTCCTGGCGATGGAAAAAGGCCGGCCCGGTGAAAGCTACATCCTGGCCGGGCCGCCACACACCCTGATCGAGGCCTTTGCCATCGCCGAACGCATCACCGGCATCAAAGCGCCGCGGCTGCGCGCCAAGCCGGGGTTGCTGCGCTTCCTGGCGGCACTCAGCGCTTTCTTCGGCACCTTCCTGACAATCCCGGAAACCTACGCAGCGGAAACCCTGCGTGTCTCGGCGGGTGTGACTTATCTCGGAGACAATGCCAAAGCGAAGCGTGAGTTGGGATACATGGTGCGGCCGCTGGAGCAGGGATTGCGCGAAACCCTGCTGCAAATGATGACGGATTTGGGCCTGCCGACAACCATCACCATCACCCCGCGGACTTCTTAA
- a CDS encoding menaquinone biosynthesis protein has translation MHAPHALGKIPYLNCVPFYREFAPTRVKQVPMSPQQMGRLAARHQIEGGPLSLVDYFRVEKNYAMLDYGIAVKDLAHSVILYSNFTWHELEGRRIGVTADTSTSIELLKVILREKYGVRAELQRMHTVFQAQEAGRFDAALVIGDEALRRLHAGLAGFHYVFDLGHEWHAWTGLPFVFAVWAIRRDVAAQDREQLLADLERAARSAEQRQPDWGVLHGKRLGLTSAEVQAYFDGFIYRLGEREHAAIQRFREYLDQLQPAGWPLTAG, from the coding sequence GTGCACGCGCCGCACGCCCTCGGCAAAATTCCCTATCTCAACTGCGTGCCGTTCTACCGCGAGTTCGCGCCGACACGCGTCAAGCAGGTGCCGATGTCCCCCCAGCAGATGGGGCGGCTCGCCGCACGCCATCAGATCGAGGGCGGCCCCCTGTCCCTGGTGGATTACTTCCGTGTCGAGAAAAATTACGCCATGCTGGATTACGGCATCGCGGTGAAGGACCTGGCGCACAGCGTCATCCTCTATTCCAACTTCACCTGGCACGAACTGGAAGGCAGGCGCATCGGGGTCACCGCCGACACCTCCACCTCGATCGAATTGCTGAAGGTCATTTTGCGGGAGAAATACGGCGTGCGGGCCGAGCTGCAGCGCATGCACACGGTGTTTCAGGCCCAGGAAGCCGGCCGCTTCGATGCGGCACTGGTGATCGGCGATGAAGCCCTGCGTCGCCTGCACGCCGGGCTGGCGGGCTTCCATTATGTTTTCGATCTCGGCCATGAGTGGCATGCCTGGACCGGACTGCCCTTCGTCTTCGCGGTATGGGCGATTCGCCGTGATGTTGCGGCACAAGATCGCGAGCAACTGCTGGCCGACCTCGAACGCGCCGCCAGGAGCGCCGAACAGCGCCAGCCTGACTGGGGGGTGCTGCACGGCAAGCGGCTGGGGTTGACCTCTGCCGAGGTGCAGGCCTACTTCGACGGCTTCATTTACCGTCTGGGAGAACGCGAACACGCAGCGATTCAACGGTTTCGCGAGTATCTGGACCAACTCCAGCCCGCAGGGTGGCCGCTGACCGCCGGCTGA